From Solibacillus isronensis, the proteins below share one genomic window:
- a CDS encoding sporulation protein YqfD: protein MSKSYKKLITIKLKQSKEASTFIMLMKEHKIRVFHLTFKQSEITFQVAHSNLSLLRRLRKKAKVKITIRYSEPERILQKDMVTAIGIIMLIILPIILSRFVWQVEVDAATIELEDEVALYLQKEMGVEFPVPKKTFLSDNEIRQTMMKEFREFSWVHIMKNGSKITINPQLAPKIEPVPKVNKNQHLVANNSGVVTHFQIERGVRQVEQNMTVHKGDILVSGVLQHGEKEIVIGAEGEVFVDYWLETSFSVPKTIEMEVLDDHGWKYDVNWEKIGTAIEQMSIEPLKSVVTYKPYRMFHKKKEKISEKDVETIILPLLHEKMISSLPLETAIKAEKLLHVNSDDDTVKGKVLYLINENIAQPHPIHQGE from the coding sequence ATGAGTAAATCCTATAAAAAGCTAATAACAATCAAACTAAAGCAATCTAAAGAAGCAAGCACTTTTATTATGCTGATGAAAGAGCATAAAATCCGAGTTTTTCATTTAACTTTTAAACAGAGCGAAATAACTTTCCAAGTGGCGCATAGTAATTTGTCTTTATTGCGCAGACTAAGAAAAAAAGCGAAAGTAAAAATTACAATCCGTTACAGCGAGCCGGAGAGAATTCTGCAAAAAGATATGGTTACGGCGATTGGTATCATCATGTTAATCATCCTGCCGATCATACTATCCCGGTTTGTATGGCAAGTCGAAGTTGATGCCGCCACGATTGAACTGGAAGATGAAGTAGCACTCTATTTACAAAAGGAAATGGGTGTGGAGTTTCCTGTACCGAAAAAAACATTTTTATCCGATAATGAAATCCGACAGACGATGATGAAGGAGTTTCGGGAGTTTTCATGGGTACATATTATGAAAAATGGAAGTAAAATTACGATAAATCCGCAATTGGCGCCAAAGATTGAGCCGGTTCCAAAAGTGAACAAGAACCAGCATTTAGTTGCGAACAACAGCGGTGTCGTCACTCATTTCCAAATTGAGCGCGGTGTTCGTCAAGTTGAGCAAAATATGACGGTACACAAGGGAGATATTCTCGTTTCAGGTGTGTTGCAGCATGGTGAAAAAGAAATCGTTATTGGTGCTGAAGGCGAAGTGTTTGTTGATTACTGGCTTGAAACATCGTTTTCCGTTCCTAAAACAATCGAAATGGAAGTATTGGATGACCATGGCTGGAAATATGACGTAAACTGGGAGAAGATCGGGACAGCGATAGAACAAATGTCTATTGAACCGTTGAAGTCTGTTGTGACTTATAAGCCTTATCGAATGTTTCATAAAAAAAAGGAAAAGATAAGTGAAAAGGATGTAGAAACAATTATCTTGCCATTATTGCATGAAAAGATGATTTCTTCATTACCGCTTGAAACCGCCATTAAAGCAGAAAAACTTTTGCACGTCAACAGTGATGATGATACAGTTAAAGGGAAAGTCTTGTATTTAATTAATGAAAATATCGCACAACCACATCCAATTCACCAAGGAGAATGA
- a CDS encoding NfeD family protein has translation MRRTKGISWIFLMVMSFVLMFPSLTAFADGKVYEISINNEIEKGLVEHLKRGFDEAKDNNAEAIILNMHTPGGFVTAASEIGRLMDEIDIPIIAFINSDALSAGAFIALHADEIYMTPNATMGAAAVIDSSGNTAGEKAESDWLAKMSSAAENSGRDPKYAKAMVRNDYDLPDLRAPKGKLLTLTAKDAEKVKYSEGTVASITELLEKTNLDGSEVVTIEQTFAEKLARFITNPIIVPILLSIASIGLVVELYSPGFGVAGTMGLASLGMFFFGHTIAGFAGYETVIIFVIGLILLIAELFVPGGIIGIIGGALMIGSLLFAGESFVHMAYSILIAMIIAGIGMVILMKFFGKKLHMFNRLVLRDATTTEEGYVSNKNRIELIGKTGQAITPLRPSGTVIVDQDRLDVVTQGGYIDAGKTVEVVKVEGSRIVVREFIGRGGE, from the coding sequence TTGAGACGAACGAAAGGGATTAGTTGGATTTTTCTGATGGTCATGTCATTCGTATTAATGTTTCCTTCTTTAACGGCATTTGCAGATGGTAAAGTGTATGAAATCTCCATCAATAATGAAATTGAAAAAGGTTTGGTGGAGCATTTAAAGCGTGGATTCGATGAAGCAAAAGATAATAATGCAGAAGCGATTATTCTAAATATGCATACACCGGGCGGATTTGTTACTGCGGCTTCGGAGATCGGCAGGCTGATGGATGAAATTGATATACCGATTATTGCATTCATCAATTCAGATGCGCTGTCTGCTGGTGCATTCATTGCTTTACATGCAGATGAAATTTATATGACACCTAATGCAACAATGGGTGCTGCAGCGGTCATCGATTCTTCCGGTAACACAGCGGGAGAAAAGGCGGAAAGCGATTGGCTTGCTAAAATGTCATCTGCTGCGGAAAACTCCGGAAGGGACCCTAAATATGCGAAGGCAATGGTCAGAAACGATTATGATCTGCCTGACCTAAGAGCCCCGAAAGGAAAGCTCCTAACACTAACTGCGAAAGATGCGGAAAAAGTTAAGTACTCCGAAGGCACTGTTGCATCGATAACGGAACTGCTTGAAAAAACCAACCTTGATGGCAGCGAAGTAGTAACAATTGAGCAAACATTTGCTGAAAAGCTGGCGCGCTTTATTACAAATCCGATTATCGTTCCTATCTTACTGTCGATTGCAAGTATCGGATTAGTTGTTGAGCTGTATTCACCAGGCTTTGGTGTTGCTGGGACAATGGGGCTTGCTTCGTTAGGTATGTTCTTCTTTGGACATACGATTGCAGGTTTTGCCGGATATGAAACAGTCATCATTTTTGTAATCGGACTTATTTTACTCATTGCCGAGCTATTTGTACCAGGTGGCATAATAGGTATTATCGGTGGCGCTTTAATGATAGGAAGTTTGCTTTTTGCAGGGGAAAGCTTTGTTCATATGGCTTATTCGATTTTAATCGCAATGATAATTGCAGGTATAGGAATGGTGATACTTATGAAATTCTTCGGGAAAAAGTTGCATATGTTCAACCGTCTCGTGCTGAGAGATGCAACGACGACGGAAGAAGGTTATGTTTCAAACAAAAACCGAATTGAATTAATAGGCAAGACAGGGCAGGCTATTACGCCGTTGCGACCATCAGGGACCGTTATTGTTGATCAGGACCGTCTGGATGTTGTAACACAGGGCGGCTATATTGATGCTGGTAAAACAGTTGAAGTAGTGAAAGTAGAAGGCTCTCGTATTGTCGTAAGAGAATTTATTGGAAGAGGTGGAGAATAA
- the rpsU gene encoding 30S ribosomal protein S21, with protein sequence MSKTVVRKNESLEDALRRFKRTVSKSGTIQEVRKREFYEKPSVKRKKKSEAARKRKW encoded by the coding sequence ATGTCAAAAACTGTCGTTCGCAAAAACGAATCGCTTGAAGATGCTCTTCGTCGCTTCAAACGTACTGTATCAAAATCAGGTACAATTCAGGAAGTTAGAAAGCGCGAGTTCTACGAAAAACCTAGCGTTAAACGTAAAAAGAAATCAGAAGCTGCACGTAAACGTAAGTGGTAA
- the floA gene encoding flotillin-like protein FloA (flotillin-like protein involved in membrane lipid rafts) encodes MNMLADAGTITLIVGLVIAFIILAVFFTFVPVALWISALAAGVRVSIFTLVGMRLRRVIPSRIVNPLIKAHKAGLEVTINQLESHYLAGGNVDRVVNALIAAHRANIELTFERAAAIDLAGRDVLEAVQMSVNPKVIETPFIAGVAMNGIEVKAKARITVRANLDRLVGGAGEETIVARVGEGIVSTLGSSESHSKVLENPDLISQTVLSKGLDSGTAFEILSIDIADVDIGKNIGAELQIEQAQADKNIAQAKAEERRAMAVASEQEMIAKVQEMKAKVVEAEAEVPMALAEALRSGNFGIMDYMNYKNIQADTSMRDSISKVSNDDNNKDPKNK; translated from the coding sequence ATGAATATGTTGGCAGATGCAGGAACAATTACATTAATTGTCGGATTAGTCATTGCATTTATTATCCTGGCAGTATTTTTCACATTTGTTCCGGTTGCACTATGGATTAGTGCACTAGCAGCAGGTGTAAGAGTAAGTATTTTCACATTAGTCGGAATGCGTTTACGTCGAGTAATTCCGTCACGTATCGTGAATCCGTTAATTAAGGCTCATAAAGCCGGTTTAGAAGTAACAATTAACCAATTGGAATCACACTATTTAGCAGGTGGTAACGTAGACCGAGTTGTCAACGCATTAATTGCGGCACACCGAGCGAATATTGAATTAACATTTGAACGTGCAGCAGCAATCGATTTAGCTGGCCGTGACGTATTAGAAGCGGTACAAATGTCGGTTAACCCTAAAGTTATTGAAACACCATTTATTGCCGGTGTTGCGATGAACGGGATTGAAGTAAAAGCAAAAGCACGTATTACAGTACGTGCAAACCTGGACCGCTTAGTCGGTGGTGCTGGTGAAGAAACAATCGTTGCCCGTGTTGGTGAAGGTATCGTATCGACACTAGGTTCTAGTGAATCACATTCAAAAGTACTGGAAAACCCGGATTTAATTTCTCAAACGGTTTTATCTAAAGGTTTAGACTCTGGTACAGCATTCGAAATTCTATCGATCGATATTGCGGACGTTGATATCGGTAAAAACATCGGTGCCGAGCTTCAAATCGAGCAAGCACAGGCAGATAAAAACATCGCTCAGGCTAAAGCCGAAGAGCGTCGTGCAATGGCCGTAGCAAGCGAGCAAGAGATGATTGCAAAAGTTCAGGAAATGAAAGCGAAAGTAGTAGAAGCAGAGGCGGAAGTTCCAATGGCTCTTGCAGAAGCGCTACGTTCTGGCAACTTCGGTATTATGGATTACATGAACTACAAAAATATTCAGGCGGACACATCAATGCGTGATTCAATCTCAAAAGTTTCGAATGACGACAACAACAAAGATCCGAAAAACAAATAA
- the mtaB gene encoding tRNA (N(6)-L-threonylcarbamoyladenosine(37)-C(2))-methylthiotransferase MtaB, with protein sequence MSYERTKTVSLHTLGCKVNHYETEAIWQLFKEQGYERTEFDHQADVYVINTCTVTNTGDKKSRQVIRRAIRQNPDAVICVTGCYAQTSPAEIMAIPGVDIVVGTQDREKMLGYIDQYRNERQPINAVRNIMKNRVYEELDVPAFTDRTRASLKIQEGCNNFCTFCIIPWARGLMRSRDPEEVIRQAQQLVDAGYLEIVLTGIHTGGYGQDFKDYNLAQLLRDLEAQVKGLKRLRISSIEASQLTDEVIEVLQNSEIVVNHLHIPIQSGSDTVLKRMRRKYTMEFFAERLEKLKIALPDLAVTSDVIVGFPGETEEEFMETYNFIRDHKFSELHVFPYSQRTGTPAARMDDQIDEEIKNERVHRLIALNDQLAKEYSSRFEGEVLEVIPEERFKDGDNENLYVGYTTNYLKVIFEGTEEMVGQLVKVKITKAGYPYNEGQFVRVLEGQAI encoded by the coding sequence ATGAGTTACGAACGTACGAAAACCGTATCTCTACATACATTAGGGTGTAAAGTAAACCACTATGAAACAGAAGCAATTTGGCAACTATTTAAAGAGCAAGGATACGAGCGTACTGAGTTCGATCATCAAGCGGACGTTTATGTTATTAATACTTGTACAGTAACGAACACTGGCGATAAAAAATCACGTCAAGTGATTCGCCGTGCTATCCGTCAAAATCCGGATGCGGTTATTTGTGTAACAGGCTGTTATGCACAAACATCACCGGCTGAAATTATGGCAATCCCAGGGGTCGATATCGTTGTGGGTACTCAGGACCGCGAGAAAATGCTTGGATATATCGATCAATATCGCAACGAGCGCCAGCCAATCAATGCGGTACGTAATATTATGAAAAACCGTGTGTATGAGGAATTGGATGTACCGGCATTTACAGACCGTACTCGTGCCTCGCTGAAAATCCAGGAAGGCTGTAATAACTTCTGTACGTTCTGTATCATTCCTTGGGCGCGCGGCTTAATGCGTTCACGTGATCCGGAAGAAGTTATTCGTCAGGCTCAGCAGCTTGTTGATGCGGGTTATTTGGAAATCGTCCTAACAGGTATCCACACAGGCGGATACGGACAAGACTTCAAAGACTATAACTTAGCGCAGCTGTTACGTGACTTGGAAGCACAGGTAAAAGGCTTGAAACGTTTACGTATTTCTTCAATCGAAGCATCTCAATTAACAGATGAAGTGATTGAAGTACTGCAAAACTCTGAAATTGTTGTAAACCATTTGCACATTCCGATTCAATCGGGTTCAGATACGGTATTAAAACGTATGCGTCGTAAATATACGATGGAGTTTTTCGCAGAGCGTCTGGAAAAGCTGAAAATCGCTTTACCTGACTTGGCGGTTACTTCTGACGTAATCGTAGGTTTCCCAGGTGAAACGGAAGAAGAGTTTATGGAAACATATAACTTTATCCGTGACCACAAATTCTCTGAGCTTCATGTATTCCCGTACTCTCAACGTACAGGTACACCTGCAGCGAGAATGGACGATCAAATTGATGAAGAAATTAAAAATGAACGCGTTCACCGTTTGATTGCACTGAATGATCAGCTTGCAAAAGAATATTCTTCCCGTTTTGAAGGGGAAGTACTGGAAGTTATTCCGGAAGAACGCTTTAAAGATGGCGACAATGAAAACTTATATGTCGGCTATACAACGAACTACTTAAAAGTAATTTTCGAAGGCACTGAAGAAATGGTCGGCCAACTTGTAAAAGTTAAAATTACGAAAGCAGGCTACCCATACAACGAAGGACAATTCGTTCGCGTATTGGAAGGCCAAGCAATTTAA
- a CDS encoding PhoH family protein, with protein MSEKYVELQIDNPNEAVMLLGMSDANITLIEETYSVQIITRGEVIQIAGDDLEKKNQAYAVLEALLKVIRKNINIDQRDVSTAIEMASKGTIEYYAELYDEEIARNTKGKPIRAKTIGQREYIRAIRHKDLIFGIGPAGTGKTYLAVVMATQALKNGHVKRIILTRPAVEAGESLGFLPGDLKEKVDPYLRPLYDALHDIYGQEQTQRLIERGTIEIAPLAYMRGRTLDDAFVILDEAQNTTHQQMKMFLTRLGFGSKMVITGDKTQIDLPKNTESGLIIAERTLRYVKDIHFQILEQGDVVRHPLVARVIQAYTEQEL; from the coding sequence ATGTCAGAAAAATATGTTGAGCTCCAAATCGACAATCCAAATGAAGCTGTAATGCTTTTAGGAATGTCAGATGCAAATATAACATTGATTGAAGAAACTTATAGCGTACAAATTATTACGCGTGGGGAAGTAATACAAATTGCAGGCGATGATTTAGAAAAGAAAAATCAAGCATATGCAGTTTTAGAAGCGTTATTGAAAGTAATTCGAAAAAATATTAATATCGATCAGCGTGATGTATCAACAGCCATTGAAATGGCCAGTAAAGGCACGATTGAGTATTATGCGGAGTTATATGATGAAGAAATTGCGCGTAATACAAAAGGCAAGCCGATACGTGCAAAAACAATCGGACAGCGCGAATACATCCGGGCAATCCGTCATAAAGACCTGATTTTCGGAATTGGACCAGCCGGAACCGGTAAAACGTATTTAGCGGTTGTGATGGCTACACAGGCATTAAAAAATGGTCATGTAAAACGTATTATTTTAACACGCCCTGCCGTTGAAGCAGGAGAGTCATTAGGATTTTTACCGGGGGATTTGAAGGAAAAAGTCGATCCTTATTTACGTCCGCTTTATGATGCCTTACATGATATTTATGGACAGGAACAGACGCAGCGCCTAATTGAGCGCGGGACGATTGAAATCGCGCCGTTAGCATATATGCGTGGCCGTACATTGGATGATGCGTTCGTCATTTTAGACGAAGCCCAAAACACAACGCATCAGCAAATGAAAATGTTCTTAACACGTTTAGGTTTTGGCTCGAAAATGGTCATTACAGGTGATAAAACACAAATTGATTTACCTAAAAACACGGAATCCGGTCTGATTATTGCAGAGCGTACATTACGCTATGTAAAAGATATCCACTTCCAAATACTTGAGCAAGGTGACGTAGTCCGTCACCCATTAGTAGCGAGAGTCATCCAGGCTTACACAGAGCAGGAATTATAA
- a CDS encoding HEAT repeat domain-containing protein → MKIEEILTGILIICSVMLFILLCIYFFAIYRMNRKKHSFNKINNYIQQNERDWYNYLVLNKPLRNHSTTKDELAAVDSIFVSYVTSMNKEEILERASTYAALNMKNYYTKQLMSRDEADRLHALQRTLILDLEFLVPLIERRLKDNRTGSMEEYLLMLKVAAKYNRNLFLAHMYKPRLTFYDNEYHLLLSNIEDSYCDYFKDHFEELPMQLKLAFLEFSCLNRNLDPSYLSLFEQLLTSECAGIRLRALRAISSYGEISHVKHYEEFADSTHWEERLLLAEILRFVKEDDSYTYLKKLMLDPNSNVRKQAALSLMGLPDGQAILQQVSDNEEHIRSN, encoded by the coding sequence ATGAAAATTGAAGAAATTTTAACAGGGATCTTAATTATCTGTAGTGTAATGCTTTTTATTCTATTATGTATTTACTTTTTTGCGATTTATCGAATGAACAGGAAGAAACACTCCTTCAATAAAATAAATAACTATATCCAGCAAAATGAGAGGGACTGGTATAATTATTTAGTTTTAAACAAACCTCTTCGGAATCATTCAACTACAAAGGATGAGCTGGCGGCAGTTGATTCTATTTTTGTTTCATATGTTACATCGATGAATAAAGAAGAGATCCTGGAGAGAGCTTCAACATATGCTGCATTAAATATGAAAAACTATTATACAAAGCAATTGATGAGTCGTGATGAAGCTGACCGTCTTCATGCTTTGCAGCGCACACTGATTCTGGATCTGGAATTTTTAGTGCCGTTAATCGAACGCCGACTAAAAGACAATCGTACAGGGTCTATGGAAGAATATTTATTAATGTTAAAGGTTGCAGCGAAATATAATAGAAATTTATTTTTGGCGCATATGTACAAGCCGAGATTGACTTTTTATGATAACGAGTACCATTTGTTGCTATCGAATATTGAGGATAGTTATTGTGACTACTTTAAAGATCATTTTGAAGAATTGCCGATGCAGCTGAAATTAGCGTTCCTGGAGTTCTCATGCCTGAACAGGAACTTGGACCCTTCCTACCTTTCATTATTTGAACAGTTACTGACTTCCGAATGTGCGGGTATCCGTCTTCGTGCATTAAGAGCAATTTCATCGTATGGCGAAATTTCGCATGTGAAGCATTATGAAGAATTTGCCGATTCAACACATTGGGAAGAGCGTCTATTGCTGGCGGAAATTTTACGTTTTGTCAAAGAGGACGATTCATACACTTATCTAAAAAAGTTAATGCTTGATCCAAACAGCAATGTTCGAAAACAGGCTGCTTTATCGCTGATGGGTTTACCGGATGGACAGGCGATACTGCAACAGGTATCCGACAATGAAGAACATATCCGTTCTAACTAG
- a CDS encoding adenylate cyclase codes for MKKIWMFAAILFILYGCTEKKEEPTVESESAMVEVNIPTEVARHYGSLNIEYKASDVYKTIQPNGVVSLGMNKQQLSEIAHQTEQFLEQYKETSEKSTEDGITHIDANENYSNWEIVLSDDTLLGQEAFDLAQEHLIKNILTYQLVHRHNPELNIQYVTDAGEPLDRKIIRTKFAYSDE; via the coding sequence ATGAAGAAAATATGGATGTTTGCTGCAATTCTATTTATTTTATATGGTTGCACGGAGAAAAAGGAAGAACCAACAGTAGAAAGTGAATCGGCTATGGTGGAAGTCAATATTCCTACAGAAGTAGCAAGACATTACGGCTCGCTAAATATTGAGTACAAAGCATCGGATGTTTATAAAACAATTCAGCCAAATGGTGTCGTTTCTTTGGGAATGAACAAGCAACAGCTATCTGAAATTGCGCACCAAACAGAACAATTCCTGGAGCAGTACAAAGAAACAAGTGAGAAAAGTACAGAAGATGGAATTACGCATATCGATGCAAATGAAAACTATTCGAATTGGGAAATTGTATTATCGGACGATACTCTTTTAGGGCAAGAAGCGTTTGATTTGGCACAGGAGCATTTAATTAAAAATATTTTAACGTACCAGTTAGTCCATCGTCATAATCCTGAGTTAAATATTCAGTATGTCACAGATGCCGGTGAACCTTTGGACAGAAAAATTATTCGTACAAAATTCGCCTATTCAGACGAATAA
- a CDS encoding HD family phosphohydrolase has translation MIIERFNKLIQLISFRALLIIILAATALLQFFLMIDNVRGVTYDIQLTELSPETIRSSKTVEDTVKTEIERENAEKAVDPVYIYKDEVPSQRATFVTTIFDIALDVKDEIAKAEEEIPQADQIKMLRSALKDIFDNQQNLILSDAQLLNVLSASQANLESTRDALATLVEVNLNYPLRKDSLLPYRNELESKIRQQPSISEGLMSLAIVIGRAAIVETEVLDDEKTAIAKQQAKEAVEPTRILQGQIIVQEGEVITREIYRQLELLGMLDSEESIKPIAGLIILILLQMSFLFVLFDRSEKDIASKRNELLVTIIVYAIALIMMKLIALISTNFDLLIAFIFPSALATMLVRVLANDRTASIVTIITAASAGIIFHEGLSGILQMDTALYILFGGFSSIIFMRSLEKRTDILQAVGIVTLVNIVFITFYILMGQSGYGMKEVAFYVAAAIISGLLSGALMMGLLPYFESAFGLLSVVRLIELSNPNHPLLKKILTETPGTYHHSIMVANLAEAACEAIGADGLLARVGCYYHDVGKTRRPLFFIENQMGTNPHDTMAPESSAEIIIAHTTDGAELLKKHKMPQEIIDICLQHHGTSTLKFFLFKAREEGKELDESVFRYPGPKPQTKEAAIISIADSVEAAVRSMQQPNAEKIQKLVQSIIQDRVQDDQFDECDISLKELKKIEDVLCETLNGTFHSRIEYPKE, from the coding sequence ATGATCATAGAAAGATTTAACAAGCTCATCCAACTAATCAGCTTTCGCGCACTATTAATCATTATACTTGCAGCTACTGCCCTTCTTCAGTTTTTCCTGATGATTGATAATGTTCGTGGCGTTACATATGATATCCAGCTAACTGAATTATCACCGGAAACCATTCGTTCATCTAAAACAGTGGAAGATACGGTAAAGACAGAAATAGAAAGGGAAAATGCGGAGAAAGCCGTAGATCCTGTATACATATATAAAGATGAGGTACCTAGTCAGCGTGCAACTTTTGTGACAACCATTTTTGATATTGCATTAGATGTGAAAGATGAGATTGCAAAGGCAGAGGAAGAAATACCTCAAGCTGATCAAATAAAAATGCTGCGTTCAGCGTTAAAAGATATTTTTGATAATCAGCAAAATCTGATTTTATCAGATGCACAGTTGTTGAATGTATTAAGTGCATCACAAGCAAATCTTGAATCTACACGTGATGCATTAGCGACATTGGTTGAAGTGAACTTAAATTATCCGCTTCGTAAGGATAGCTTACTGCCATACCGAAATGAACTGGAAAGTAAAATCCGTCAGCAGCCTTCAATTTCTGAAGGGTTAATGAGCTTGGCGATTGTCATTGGTCGTGCAGCTATCGTTGAAACTGAAGTACTCGATGATGAAAAAACAGCGATTGCCAAACAGCAGGCAAAGGAAGCGGTTGAGCCGACACGTATTTTGCAAGGACAGATCATCGTCCAGGAAGGCGAAGTCATTACACGCGAAATTTACCGCCAGCTTGAATTGTTAGGGATGCTGGACAGTGAGGAATCGATTAAACCGATTGCCGGGTTAATCATTTTGATTTTACTGCAAATGTCTTTCCTTTTCGTCCTGTTTGATCGATCTGAAAAAGACATTGCTTCAAAACGCAATGAACTGCTCGTTACAATCATTGTGTATGCAATTGCACTAATTATGATGAAGCTGATCGCACTGATTTCAACGAATTTCGATCTGTTGATTGCCTTCATTTTCCCGTCAGCGTTAGCGACAATGCTTGTCCGCGTGCTGGCCAATGATCGTACCGCAAGTATTGTGACGATCATTACAGCAGCATCTGCAGGGATCATCTTTCATGAAGGATTATCAGGTATTTTACAGATGGATACAGCGCTTTACATTTTATTTGGGGGATTTTCATCGATTATTTTCATGCGCAGCCTGGAAAAACGGACAGACATTTTGCAGGCGGTTGGTATTGTAACGCTTGTTAACATAGTGTTTATCACATTTTATATTCTAATGGGACAGTCAGGTTACGGAATGAAGGAAGTTGCATTTTACGTTGCTGCAGCCATTATTTCGGGATTATTATCCGGTGCTTTAATGATGGGACTGCTACCATATTTCGAATCGGCTTTCGGACTTTTATCGGTCGTGCGTCTGATCGAATTATCGAATCCAAATCACCCGCTGTTAAAGAAAATTTTGACGGAAACACCCGGTACCTATCACCATAGTATAATGGTGGCGAATCTGGCTGAAGCGGCATGTGAAGCAATCGGGGCTGATGGCTTGCTGGCAAGAGTCGGTTGCTATTATCATGATGTAGGGAAAACGCGAAGACCTCTATTTTTCATTGAAAACCAAATGGGGACAAACCCTCATGATACGATGGCACCCGAAAGTAGTGCGGAAATTATTATTGCGCATACTACGGATGGGGCAGAGCTCTTGAAAAAGCATAAAATGCCTCAGGAAATCATCGATATTTGTCTACAGCATCATGGGACAAGCACATTGAAATTCTTTTTGTTTAAGGCTAGGGAAGAAGGGAAAGAATTGGACGAAAGTGTATTCCGATACCCGGGTCCAAAGCCACAGACGAAAGAGGCCGCGATTATCAGTATTGCGGACAGTGTGGAAGCGGCAGTCCGTTCGATGCAGCAGCCAAATGCAGAGAAAATACAGAAGCTTGTGCAATCGATTATTCAGGATCGTGTACAGGATGACCAGTTTGATGAATGTGATATTTCGCTAAAAGAACTGAAAAAGATAGAAGACGTATTATGTGAAACATTGAATGGAACGTTCCACTCGCGTATTGAATATCCAAAGGAATAA
- the deoC gene encoding deoxyribose-phosphate aldolase encodes MTRNYAVMIDHTLLKAESTKDQVEKICAEAKQYGFASVCVNPTWVKFSAEQLAGTEVKVCTVIGFPLGATTSAVKAFETKDAIANGAGEIDMVINIGALKDGNYDLVRDDIKAVVDAANGTLVKVIIETCLLTDEEKVKACELSVEAGADFVKTSTGFSTGGATVEDIALMRKTVGPDLGVKASGGVRSLEDMQLMIENGATRIGASSGVAIMNGLKSDSNY; translated from the coding sequence ATGACTCGAAATTATGCAGTAATGATTGATCATACTTTATTAAAAGCTGAATCTACAAAAGATCAAGTAGAAAAAATTTGTGCAGAAGCGAAGCAATACGGATTTGCTTCAGTATGTGTAAACCCTACATGGGTGAAATTCAGTGCAGAGCAATTAGCTGGTACAGAAGTTAAAGTATGTACAGTAATCGGCTTCCCGTTAGGTGCTACAACATCTGCAGTAAAAGCATTCGAAACAAAAGACGCGATTGCAAATGGTGCTGGCGAAATTGATATGGTTATTAATATCGGTGCTCTAAAAGACGGCAACTACGATTTAGTTCGTGATGACATCAAAGCAGTAGTAGATGCTGCAAATGGTACATTAGTAAAAGTAATTATTGAAACTTGCCTATTAACGGATGAAGAAAAAGTAAAAGCTTGCGAACTTTCTGTTGAAGCAGGAGCAGATTTCGTTAAAACTTCTACTGGATTCTCTACAGGCGGAGCGACAGTTGAAGATATCGCATTAATGCGTAAAACAGTTGGTCCTGATCTTGGAGTAAAAGCTTCTGGCGGTGTTCGTAGCTTAGAAGATATGCAACTTATGATTGAAAATGGCGCTACTCGTATTGGTGCTTCTTCTGGTGTTGCTATCATGAATGGTCTAAAATCAGATTCTAATTACTAA